The DNA segment GTTGGCCACCTCCTGGGTCGGGGGATTTGAAGGACGAAGCTTGCGGTAAATTTCAAGAATCGCCTCCTCATGGGTATTAACCTTGTCCAAAAGCAAGGTATCCCTCAAGGAGGAGCTGACATTGACTTTATCAATATATAAAACTTCGATCTCCTTGATCCCGGCATCGCGAATGGCGAAGTAAGCTTTTTCGTTAAACTCCTCATTGATTCCAAGGATGACCTCACCGGTAGCCGGGTCAACCACGTCATGAACCGTATACCGGCCAAAAAAATCTTCGTACCTCGCTGGAATTTCATGAATCTGGCTGTTAGCCAGCTTCTGCACCACAGACTGAGAGATTTTTTTATTCTTCTTAACGATAACCTCTTTTGTCTCAGGATCAACGATATCATCAAGGGCGCGATGGCCTAAAAGAAGGCTCGGATCGGTTTCTCTAGTAACGCGTTTGCCTTCAAAATGTATTTTTTCAGTCTGATAAAAGTAGTTAAGCAGTTCTTCGGTAGAATATCCCAAGGCCTTGAGCAGGAGGGTAACCGGAAATTTACGGCGCCGGTCAATGCGCACATGCAGGATATCCTTGGCATCGAATTCCAGATCTATCCAGGAACCTCGAAGCGGGATGATACGCGCCGAGTAAAGCAGCTTGCCCGAAGAATGGGTTTTCCCTTTATCGTGATCAAAGAAGACACCCGGGCTCCGATGGAGTTGGGAGACGATAACCCTTTCGGTGCCGTTGATAATGAAGGTTCCATTCTCGGTCATTAAAGGCAGGGTGCCAAAATAAACCTCCTGTTCCTTGATGTCCCTAATGCTGCGGGCGCCGGTATCCTTGTCCACGTCATAGACCACCAACCGAACCGTAATCTTGATTGGGGCCTCGTAGGTTAAGCCTTTGGCCAGGCACTCATCAATATCATATTTGGATTTGTCAAAGGTGTAGGAAACGAATTCCAACGAAGAAAGACCGGAAAAATCCCTGATGGGAAAGACTCCTTTGAAAACGGCCTGCAGGCCGACATCTTCCCGTTTATCCGGATCTATATTCTTTTGCAGAAAGCCTTCATAAGACTGCCGCTGCATCTCAATGAGATTCGGCATCTCGGCTATATGTTCAATCTTACCGAAATTTTTTCTAATTCTCAAGTTCGTTAATGGTCGGGCCATCTTAACTCCTTAAAAATAGAGTATTCATTGGCTTTTGGGCCAGGACCAGCCTCCTGGAGCAGGTCCCGGCCGTCTCCACTATTTAATTTCGACCGCTCCACCTGCTTCTTCGATCTGTTTTTTAACCTCTTCGGCTTCCTCTTTGGAGACCCCCTCTTTTAGAGGTTTGGGAGCCTCCTCAACCAGGGCTTTGGCTTCCTTGAGGCCCAGGGAGGTGAGCGCCCGAACGGTCTTGATGACCTGAATCTTCTTATCGCCAAAAGAGGTCAGGATGGCATCGAATTCTGTCTGTTCCTCAGCAGCACCCGCATCCTCGGCTCCAGCCACCGCCCCACCCGCGGCTAAGGCGACTGGCGCGGCCGCGGAAACGCCAAAAGTTTCCTCGAGCTCTTTGATCAACTCAGAAAGCTCCAACACGGACATATTTTTAATGAACTCAATTACTTCTACTTTTGTAATGTCGGCCATTTATTGTTTCCTCCATATCAATTGAATAAGGCCAAGAACTTTGGTCTAGGCCTGTTCTTTCTGATCGCGAATCGCGGCCAGGGCATAAACAAAGTTACCGATAATGCTGTTAAAGAGGCGCACTAGCTTGGTGGGCACAGCATTCATTGTACCCAGCAATATCCCGAGAAGAACATGTTGGGGCGGCAGATTACCGATGCGTTTGATCTCCTCGAAGTCTAAAATTTGACCGGAGATGATACCCCTTTTAATAACAAGCTCCTCATTCTCTTTGGCGAAATCCACCAGGGCCTTAGCCAATGGAACAGGGTCCCCGGTGGTCGTGCCTAAGGCATTGTTGCCGACAAGAAAGTCACTTAGATGCTCCGCAGCAGTCCCCTTGGCGGCCTGTTTAAGCAGCGTGTTCTTGACGACGCGGTATTCACCTCCGACCTCTCGCACCCGCCGCCGCAGGTCACTTATCCTTGTCACGTCCAGGCCTTTAAAGTCGGTTAAAAAAACCACCTTGACCTCATCCAGCCGTGAGGTCAGTTCGGCTACAATTTTTTCTTTCTGATTACGCTCCAAATTTTTTTATCTCCTTTCTCTTTGGCCATTTAAAAAGTTAAGACCTTCGGCCAACGAGAATTCGAGAGTTATTCTCAGCCTCGGCAGGCCGTCTTTCGTTTAACGCTAAGGCATTAGCGCACCTGCTGTCATTGACCGTAAAGTCATTTCAACCCCGAGCCGACATGACACCAGACCGACCTGAACTCTGTCTGGCGTAAGATCAGCCGCGAGGCATACCCGACTAATTTTTTGTGTCTGTATTTTTCGTCTGATCTTGCCTGTAATTTACCGAATCAGGTCCCGGACTAAATTGGGATCAATCTTGATCCCCGGTCCCATGGTTGTTGAAACAGCAATGCTTTTGAGATAGGCGCCTTTGCTTGTCGCCGGTTTGAGTCGCAGGATGACCTCGAAAAAGGATGTGATGTTCTCAAGCAGCTTCTCCAGACCAAAAGAAGTCTTACCAATCGGGGCGTGAACAATCCCATTCTTCTCAGCCTTGAAATCAATCTTGCCAGCTTTCAGTTCCTTAACCGCAGTCGCCACATCAAAGGTAACCGTGCCAAGCTTTGCGTTTGGCATCAATCCTCGCGGACCTAAAATACGGCCCAGTTTGCTGACCGCACCCATGATGTCCGGGGTGGCCACGGCCTTGTCAAATTCAAGCCAGCCCTTCTGTATCTTTTCGATCAGTTCATCGGAGCCAACAGAATCCGCCCCAGCCTCCTCGGCCTCTTTCTCCTTCTCGCCCTTGGCAAAA comes from the Deltaproteobacteria bacterium genome and includes:
- the rplL gene encoding 50S ribosomal protein L7/L12, translating into MTKVEVIEFIKNMSVLELSELIKELEETFGVSAAAPVALAAGGAVAGAEDAGAAEEQTEFDAILTSFGDKKIQVIKTVRALTSLGLKEAKALVEEAPKPLKEGVSKEEAEEVKKQIEEAGGAVEIK
- the rplJ gene encoding 50S ribosomal protein L10, with the translated sequence MERNQKEKIVAELTSRLDEVKVVFLTDFKGLDVTRISDLRRRVREVGGEYRVVKNTLLKQAAKGTAAEHLSDFLVGNNALGTTTGDPVPLAKALVDFAKENEELVIKRGIISGQILDFEEIKRIGNLPPQHVLLGILLGTMNAVPTKLVRLFNSIIGNFVYALAAIRDQKEQA
- a CDS encoding 50S ribosomal protein L1 gives rise to the protein MAHIGKQMKQARVKVDRDKKYTFEEGLQLALETASSKFDETVDVAVKLGVDPRHADQMVRGVCALPHGTGKKVRVLVFAKGEKEKEAEEAGADSVGSDELIEKIQKGWLEFDKAVATPDIMGAVSKLGRILGPRGLMPNAKLGTVTFDVATAVKELKAGKIDFKAEKNGIVHAPIGKTSFGLEKLLENITSFFEVILRLKPATSKGAYLKSIAVSTTMGPGIKIDPNLVRDLIR